The Lycium barbarum isolate Lr01 chromosome 4, ASM1917538v2, whole genome shotgun sequence nucleotide sequence acattgggcaccctgaagctgatcaaataagtcgtctattcgtggaagagggtatttgttcttgaccgtgactttattgagctgtcgatagtcaatgcacatgcgcaaagaaccatccttcttgcGAACAAAAAGGACTGAGGCACCCCATGGAGAGACACTGGGTCGGATAAAACCCTTGTCTAAAAGTTCTTTGAGTTGAGCCTTAAGCTCGCGTAATTCAGCTGGAGCCATCCTAtacggtggaatagatataggtttcgtaccgggagtaggtcaattgcgaaatcaatttccctatcaggagggattcCGGGAAGATCCTCGGGAAAGACTTCTGGGAAATCATTAACAacagggactgactgaagagttaggGTCTGGGAAGATGAATCCCTAACCCGaacgagatgatagatataacccttagacaccatctttcttgccttgaggtaagaaataaacctacccttaggactGACAGaatcacccttccactctaagactggctcattaggaaacttgaaattcacagttttggttctataatcaactgacgcataacatgaatataaccagtccatgcccatgactacatcaaaatctaccatttctaactcacataGGTCAGCTGGAACAACATGGTGATAGACTCTGATTGGACAGCCCTTATAGACACGTCGGGCTATGACTGACTCACCAACTGGAgttgacacttcaaaaggttattttagcttttcaggttcaataccaaatttcctagcaacataaggggtgacataggatagggtggatccagggtccatgagagcataaacatcgaaactgaaaactgtgagtatacctgtgacaacatcagtacGGTTATCGATATCCTGGCGCCCGGTCAAAGTATACAAACGGTTTGGGCCACCGCTTGTGTTGCCAGATCTAGCTGGTACACGTCCTGCCTGAGTCTGTTTATTATGAGGAACTGATGAATTTACTGAATGAGTCCGATTACCTCCTGTGCCCTGTCTGACTGAAGGGAAATTTCGCTGAACATGGCCCGGCTGGCCACACCCATAGCAAATATTTGATCCAGAGCGGCACTCCACAGGATGCCTTTTCCCACACTTAGCACAAATCGGATTGGTGAAGTTACTCTGAGTCACACTGGCCTGAGACTGGGAGCCTGACCACCTGAAATTCTGTTGACGGTTATCTTTCCTGAACTTGGAAACTGGAGCACTTGCCGTGGACGGAGTAGGTccggctgacctgttcttaaagaacttcCTATTTTCATTACCgttgaactgtccggtagacttggccctcttgttgaactccttgtctttctctttctgcaaggcttcctcctccttcagccttgtctcatttccctgtacgaaagcaaccatcttggagatagtcattcccccattctgtgcggcaatattggccccatcgtacaaatagggatcaagacctccaacaaacctcctcactcttgccctcatatccggTACCATATATGAAGCATGCTTAGCCAGAATGATAAATTCTAagtagtagtcctgaactgacctactattctgtttaagcttcaggaattgttcggccttagcttctctgacttctattggcatgaagtggtccaggaaggcacttgtgaattcatcccatgtaggaTCAGatgcatcctcacctcgggataattcccaagattcatgccaagtgttagcaatgccctgTAGCTGATGGGCTCCAAAGGTAGCTGCTTCGGCttctgtaactgtcataatcctgaagatcttttggagagcatcaatgtagtcctgagggtcctcatctttctttgtccccgtaaagactgggggtTTCATcttgagaaagtccttagtcttagaagactccccattacctcctgaactcGACCCAAATTCCTGatgttgggcctgagctgctaccagttgtgtgatcatgttgatagcattcctaacatccccatccgaatcaATAGGAGGTGTTACTGTAGGGGCGATTAGGGCTGCTGTCTGAGTCGGAACAGTCTCTTCCCGAGTTTCTTCTgcagtagccccttggctggtggcTTTAGCCTTTTTGGTGTACTTCCTATTTGCAGGCATTTTCTaaaaatacgtacacgcacgaattagaaagatatcctaaaagtactgctctaactgcacgatctagaatatgaaagaattgagacaatcctgaatgtcttggtggtcaactgtttatatgtgtggggccctgaCACATATAAAaatgaccccactggacacggtttcatagactccctaaagacacttaaacctaggctctgataccaag carries:
- the LOC132637926 gene encoding uncharacterized protein LOC132637926, whose protein sequence is MPANRKYTKKAKATSQGATAEETREETVPTQTAALIAPTVTPPIDSDGDNRSAGPTPSTASAPVSKFRKDNRQQNFRWSGSQSQASVTQSNFTNPICAKCGKRHPVECRSGSNICYGCGQPGHVQRNFPSVRQGTGGNRTHSVNSSVPHNKQTQAGRVPARSGNTSGGPNRLYTLTGRQDIDNRTDVVTGGLGGGGGGRGGGGGGGSNDGFGASFGFGEGHGLGVNGGFGQIVGGIVDVGSGGGGFGGGGGGSDG